In Candidatus Sysuiplasma acidicola, the genomic window CGTATCTGCCTGACAGTAAGGTCTCTTCCAACCCTTCCAAGAACTCGATTGCCCCGTATCGTCTCATCAGGGCGATCGCGTCTGATGAGGTCGTGTAGTCAGGAGAAGTCGGGCCGGAACCTATGTCTTCGAGCGAGTTTCCCATTACGTCAGAAATGATCAGTGATGTTATGCCGCGCGGATGACAAAGACGCGAAAGTTTTCCACCCTTTATCCTTGAAAGATGTCGTCTGACGCAATTAATTTCAGATATGCTCGCTCCGGCAAGCATCATTCGTTCAGACACTGCTCTTTTCCTCTCAAGTCCCACGAAGTCGATGGGTGCTGAAAGCATCGATGAGGCTCCGCCGCTCAGCAGGAAAATAATCCGAGTGGCTTCTGAACTGTCGAGCAGCATTTCGACACATTCATTCGTATTCTCAACAGTCGTTTCATCAGGAAAAGGATGAGAGCACTTCCGCAGGATTACGTCGCCCACATTCCCTTCGGTATTGCAATTTATCTGACCGCGTCCAAGCGGTATGCCCGATGCCTTCAGCGCGGAAGCCATCTGTGCCGACGCTTTTCCTCCGCCGGCGCAGATTATGTCTGCGCCGGACAGAAATGATACAAACTTTCTGCCGGCGTCGGTTGCGAGATATTCAGGTATGCAACGGGACGGATGAACTGCATGGATTGCAGACTCAAGGGACCTGCATATCAGCCCTGCCGCTGCCTCGCCTGCGAATGCTGCGAGTTCACCGAAATTTGTTATCAGACTCATCTT contains:
- a CDS encoding DUF4147 domain-containing protein; translated protein: MSLITNFGELAAFAGEAAAGLICRSLESAIHAVHPSRCIPEYLATDAGRKFVSFLSGADIICAGGGKASAQMASALKASGIPLGRGQINCNTEGNVGDVILRKCSHPFPDETTVENTNECVEMLLDSSEATRIIFLLSGGASSMLSAPIDFVGLERKRAVSERMMLAGASISEINCVRRHLSRIKGGKLSRLCHPRGITSLIISDVMGNSLEDIGSGPTSPDYTTSSDAIALMRRYGAIEFLEGLEETLLSGRYETVKPGDQSLDMTTNTIIADNSAAVASAVAAASYEGYKALAFPGKLVGDVDYEAARFVGNARASLKGPGLYVGGGEVRVRVTRKGKGGRCQHFALSCAGLLREGEFVAAFATDGRDGNTSAAGGLSSANGDSYTFLRNFDTGTYFASNHTTINTGDTGTNVADIYLYFRA